The segment GTGATCGCCCTGTTTGTCCAGGGCATGACCTATTCGCCGCCCAGCTTCCCCGCCTTGAACAACGGCCTGCCGTTCGTCTTCTTCGCCATCTCCGCGGTTGTGCTTGGTGCCGGGTTCGGGTCTTACTTCGCGCCCAAGTCCAAGCAGGGGATGCTCACCCGCGTGCTGACCTACGGGTTGGTACTGGGACTGGTGGTATTCCTGGTCGTCCCCTGCGTTTGGCTCTCTGGCGGGGAGATCATGGAAATGACGGCCATGGGCTGGCTGACCTCGCCCCTGTACTGGGTGCACATCATCGTCGGGCTGGCCATTCCTTTGGCCGCTGTGCTGTTCGCCGGGCGAATTCAGCCCTGGGTGCCGATCCTGCTGCTTGTGGGAGCGTTCTGCGGCCGCCTGGTCTTCTACCTGGAGACAGTGCATACAGCGGTCAACATGGGCGGCATGTACTAACACCGCACACATCCGAACGGCGCGGGCTTCGGCCCGCGCCTTCTCTTTCTTCATGGCGGACCGCACACGCATAGAAGTCACCGAGGCGACCTGGAACCCGATTACGGGATGCTCGTCCGTGAGCGAGGGATGCCGCCGTTGCTACGCCGCCCGCTTCGCCAAGCGGCTGGCCGGGCGGTACGGCTACCCTCAAGAGAACCCCTTCGCCGTGACAGTTCATTCGGACCTGTTCGGCCAGCCTGGTGCATGGCGGAAGCCGCGCCATATCTTCACTTGCTCCATGGGCGACTTGTTCCACGCCGACGTGCCGGGCGAGGCATTGCAACGGGTTGTCCGGGCCATGGCCGAGAACACCCGTCATACCTACATGGTCATCACCAAGCGTCCGGAGCGCATGGCCGCCTTTATACGTGGGCTGCATTCAAGCCTGCGGGCACTGCTCAAGGAAATCCTGTGGCT is part of the Desulfohalovibrio reitneri genome and harbors:
- a CDS encoding dimethyl sulfoxide reductase anchor subunit family protein, whose product is MTPSDLPLVFFTVLSQLAIGMVLVSVFRGRTAEGPEAGGRIEWLTAGGLLLAALVASLFHLGHPLGAPNAIKHLGSAWLSREALFFGLLLALIVLTALTGLKSTLARITALVGVIALFVQGMTYSPPSFPALNNGLPFVFFAISAVVLGAGFGSYFAPKSKQGMLTRVLTYGLVLGLVVFLVVPCVWLSGGEIMEMTAMGWLTSPLYWVHIIVGLAIPLAAVLFAGRIQPWVPILLLVGAFCGRLVFYLETVHTAVNMGGMY
- a CDS encoding DUF5131 family protein, which translates into the protein MADRTRIEVTEATWNPITGCSSVSEGCRRCYAARFAKRLAGRYGYPQENPFAVTVHSDLFGQPGAWRKPRHIFTCSMGDLFHADVPGEALQRVVRAMAENTRHTYMVITKRPERMAAFIRGLHSSLRALLKEILWLGVTVENQERAEERLPWLVENWPGLRLACVEPMLGPVDLSPWLGGERGLDWVICGGETGPGGRTMDPDHARGLRNACLEAGVPFYLKHFGGPDKKLTGRTLDGRTWDQMPPYRR